One Polaribacter sp. KT25b DNA segment encodes these proteins:
- a CDS encoding nuclear transport factor 2 family protein: MKKAVLLFVFLMILVSCKSTLKPISFKNQQEIKKAVNTVLDDWHLAATEANFENYFNKMDSISIFIGTDATENWTKKQFMSFSKPFFDKGKAWDFKTLERTIYVNASGDFVWFDELLNTWMGTCRGSGVLEKSNNEWKIKQYVLSVSIPNDDVQAVIAAKKKNDAIFLKKFN, from the coding sequence ATGAAAAAAGCAGTTTTACTTTTTGTGTTTTTAATGATTTTGGTTTCTTGTAAAAGTACTTTAAAACCAATTTCTTTTAAGAATCAGCAAGAAATTAAAAAAGCAGTAAATACTGTTTTAGACGATTGGCATTTGGCTGCAACTGAAGCAAATTTTGAAAACTACTTTAATAAAATGGATAGTATTTCTATCTTTATAGGAACAGATGCTACAGAAAATTGGACTAAAAAACAATTTATGAGTTTTAGTAAGCCTTTTTTTGATAAAGGCAAAGCGTGGGATTTTAAAACCTTAGAACGTACTATTTATGTAAATGCTTCAGGAGATTTTGTTTGGTTTGATGAGCTTTTAAATACTTGGATGGGCACTTGTAGAGGTTCTGGCGTTTTAGAAAAATCAAATAATGAATGGAAGATTAAACAGTATGTGTTGTCCGTTTCTATACCTAATGACGATGTGCAAGCTGTAATTGCTGCTAAGAAAAAGAATGATGCTATCTTTTTAAAGAAATTTAACTAA
- a CDS encoding efflux RND transporter permease subunit: MTKQKKQVDKEFKLSAWAIHNKTTIYTLMAVLFFYGISAYLSMARENFPEVKETKIYISTAYPGNTAEDIEKLITDPIEDQVKTVSNVVEVTSTSQEDYSIVVVEFDENISVELAKQKVKDELATETASEDWPTFNGAKIEPNVFDLSLSEEIAILNVNISGDYPVYKLKEFAEYLQDDIEDLSEIKQADIRGAQEKEVEVAVDIYKMMAAKVSFNDITSAINNGNVTMSAGNFITSGQRRTVRIIGEIEEPKALENFVIKSEFDNPIYLKDVATVSFKDKDKTTFARERGQEVVMLDVKKRAGENMVAASEQIQVIVNEAIKNYFPKDLKVTITNDQSDKTIGQVDDLVNNIIFGVILVVTVLMFFLGFKNAVFVGFAIPMSMFMSLMILNLLGYTMNTMILFGLIMGLGMLVDNGIVVVENVYRLMDEEGMNRIDAAKKGISEIAYPIIISTATTVAAFIPLGLWPGIMGDFMVLLPITLSTVLGSSLLVAIFFNSVLVSQFMSVEDVDMPIKKIAILTGVMTVIGIIILFIGGSYSALGALMIFVAIMLWVYRLFLRGWANTFQNKVLPILEGWYENSLRFALSGKMPYVIVISTTVLLIISFMAFGWSLGTQRTKVEFFPDNKPNQIIVYIEYPEGTDIQKTNDITKQIEQKVESVLYSDEYMDGDYNFMVESLVSQVGEGAGNPQTDGGSAAEMPHKGKVTASMREYKYRRGLDSELMRQKVQTALVGIYPGVLISVEKDANGPPAGSPINIEIKGNDYAELIHTAQRMRDFINTKSIAGIDELKIDVNRDKPGMQVLVDRKKAGELGISTGQVGSQLRASIFGNKAGVYKEDGEDYDIYVRFNKEDRYNTSALFNQNIIFRDMASGKVKEIPVSTVATQKNNSGFSAIKHKDVKRVVTVYSALTPGETDAAAVVGKIQAEMENFKNLPKGIKIDYTGQIEEQNKQMAFLVGAFFTGLALIFFILIFQFNSISKPGIIMLAIFLSFIGVFGGIVISGSSFVIMMTMMGIISLAGIVVNNGVVLLDYAQLLIDRKKDELDLDHEDYLDKKSLYEAIVKAGGARLRPVLLTAITTILGLIPLAIGLNINFFTLFTEYNPHIYFGGDNVAFWGPLAWTVIYGLLIATFLTLIVVPILFYLITQFKMWLKIKFA, from the coding sequence ATGACAAAACAAAAAAAACAAGTAGATAAAGAGTTTAAATTATCTGCTTGGGCAATTCATAATAAAACAACCATTTATACTTTAATGGCTGTATTATTTTTCTATGGTATTTCTGCTTATTTAAGCATGGCCAGAGAAAATTTTCCGGAAGTAAAAGAAACTAAAATTTACATTAGCACTGCATATCCTGGTAATACTGCAGAGGATATAGAAAAACTAATTACAGATCCTATAGAAGACCAAGTAAAAACGGTTAGTAATGTAGTAGAAGTTACCTCAACATCTCAAGAAGACTACTCAATTGTAGTTGTAGAGTTTGATGAAAATATTTCTGTAGAATTAGCAAAACAGAAAGTTAAAGACGAGTTAGCTACAGAAACAGCAAGTGAAGATTGGCCAACATTTAATGGCGCAAAAATAGAACCTAATGTGTTCGATTTAAGTTTATCTGAAGAAATTGCTATTTTAAATGTTAATATCTCTGGTGATTATCCTGTTTATAAACTAAAAGAGTTTGCAGAGTATTTACAAGACGATATCGAAGATTTATCAGAAATAAAACAAGCAGATATTCGTGGAGCTCAAGAAAAAGAAGTAGAAGTTGCTGTAGACATTTATAAAATGATGGCTGCAAAAGTTAGCTTTAACGACATAACTTCTGCCATTAACAACGGAAACGTAACCATGTCTGCAGGTAACTTTATAACAAGCGGACAAAGAAGAACGGTAAGAATTATTGGTGAAATTGAAGAGCCAAAAGCTTTAGAGAATTTTGTCATAAAATCAGAATTCGATAATCCTATTTATTTAAAAGATGTGGCAACGGTTTCTTTTAAAGATAAAGACAAAACCACTTTTGCTAGAGAAAGAGGGCAAGAAGTTGTAATGCTTGATGTTAAAAAGAGAGCAGGAGAAAACATGGTTGCCGCTTCAGAACAAATACAAGTAATTGTAAACGAAGCTATCAAAAACTATTTCCCTAAAGATTTAAAAGTTACTATTACTAACGATCAATCAGATAAAACAATTGGTCAGGTAGATGATTTAGTAAACAACATTATTTTTGGAGTTATTTTAGTTGTAACCGTATTAATGTTTTTCTTAGGATTTAAAAACGCAGTTTTTGTTGGTTTTGCAATACCAATGTCTATGTTTATGTCTTTAATGATCTTAAACTTATTAGGCTACACCATGAACACCATGATTCTTTTCGGGTTAATTATGGGACTCGGGATGTTAGTAGATAACGGAATTGTAGTTGTAGAAAACGTGTATCGTTTAATGGACGAAGAAGGAATGAATAGAATTGATGCTGCTAAAAAAGGGATTAGTGAAATTGCATACCCTATTATTATTTCTACAGCAACAACAGTTGCCGCATTCATACCTTTAGGACTTTGGCCAGGAATTATGGGAGACTTTATGGTATTACTACCAATAACATTATCTACCGTTTTAGGGTCATCTTTGTTAGTTGCTATTTTCTTTAACTCAGTTTTGGTTTCTCAATTTATGAGTGTAGAAGATGTAGATATGCCAATTAAAAAGATTGCCATTCTTACAGGAGTTATGACTGTAATAGGAATTATTATTTTATTTATAGGAGGATCTTACAGCGCTTTGGGTGCTTTAATGATTTTTGTTGCAATTATGCTTTGGGTGTATCGATTATTTTTAAGAGGTTGGGCAAATACTTTTCAAAATAAAGTATTACCAATATTAGAAGGATGGTACGAAAATAGCTTACGTTTTGCTTTATCTGGTAAAATGCCTTACGTTATCGTGATTAGCACAACAGTTCTTTTAATTATTTCTTTTATGGCCTTTGGATGGTCTTTAGGAACACAAAGAACTAAAGTTGAATTTTTTCCAGACAACAAACCAAACCAAATTATTGTTTATATAGAGTATCCGGAAGGTACAGACATTCAGAAAACAAACGACATTACAAAACAAATAGAACAAAAAGTAGAAAGCGTTTTATATAGTGATGAATATATGGATGGCGACTATAACTTTATGGTAGAAAGTTTAGTTTCTCAAGTTGGTGAAGGTGCAGGAAACCCACAAACAGATGGGGGTTCTGCTGCAGAAATGCCACATAAAGGAAAAGTAACTGCTTCTATGAGAGAATACAAATATAGACGTGGTTTAGATAGTGAATTAATGCGTCAAAAAGTGCAAACTGCTTTGGTTGGTATTTACCCTGGAGTTTTAATTTCTGTAGAAAAAGATGCTAACGGTCCACCTGCAGGATCGCCAATTAATATAGAAATTAAAGGTAATGATTATGCAGAATTGATACATACAGCACAAAGAATGCGCGATTTTATAAATACAAAAAGTATTGCTGGTATAGATGAATTAAAGATTGATGTAAATCGAGACAAACCTGGAATGCAAGTTTTAGTTGATAGAAAAAAAGCTGGAGAATTAGGCATTTCTACAGGGCAAGTGGGCTCTCAACTAAGAGCTTCTATCTTTGGTAATAAAGCGGGAGTTTATAAAGAAGATGGAGAAGATTATGATATTTATGTACGTTTTAATAAAGAAGATAGATATAATACAAGTGCCCTTTTTAATCAGAATATTATCTTTAGAGACATGGCTTCTGGTAAAGTAAAAGAAATTCCGGTTTCTACGGTAGCAACTCAAAAAAACAACTCTGGTTTTAGTGCAATTAAACACAAAGACGTAAAAAGAGTGGTAACTGTATATTCTGCGTTAACGCCTGGAGAAACAGATGCAGCAGCTGTTGTTGGTAAAATTCAGGCAGAAATGGAAAACTTTAAGAATTTACCTAAAGGGATTAAAATTGATTATACAGGACAAATTGAAGAACAAAATAAACAAATGGCATTTTTAGTAGGTGCATTTTTTACTGGTTTGGCTTTAATTTTCTTTATTTTAATTTTCCAATTTAACTCTATTTCTAAACCAGGAATTATCATGTTAGCCATTTTCTTAAGCTTTATCGGAGTCTTTGGCGGAATCGTTATTTCGGGCAGTTCTTTTGTTATTATGATGACCATGATGGGAATTATTTCACTTGCTGGTATTGTTGTAAATAACGGAGTTGTATTACTAGATTACGCGCAATTATTAATAGATAGAAAAAAAGACGAATTAGATTTAGATCATGAAGATTATTTAGACAAAAAATCTTTATATGAAGCAATTGTAAAAGCCGGTGGAGCACGTTTAAGACCTGTTTTATTAACAGCAATTACCACTATTTTAGGTTTAATTCCTTTAGCAATTGGTTTAAATATTAACTTCTTTACTTTGTTCACAGAATATAATCCACATATTTATTTTGGTGGAGATAATGTTGCCTTTTGGGGTCCTTTAGCTTGGACTGTTATTTATGGATTGTTAATTGCTACTTTCTTAACTTTAATTGTAGTGCCTATTTTATTTTATTTAATTACACAATTTAAAATGTGGTTGAAAATTAAGTTTGCTTAA
- a CDS encoding TolC family protein, protein MKKYIYIFSFFAFTISLKAQEKTMELSLKEAISFGIENSYNTKVARNDIKSAKDKVWETTAIGLPQINGAVDYQQYLKLPITLIDFDGDGTNEEFVFVQKQSLNASVTLTQLLFDGSYLVGLQASKTYLKISKQAEEKTELTTREAIINAYGNVLITESSIAILESNIKILQKNYDDAKKIYENGLNEEEDVEQLEITLGNLKNQLNSVIRMKKIAYQMLNLSLGNDINTTLILTDNLDSLVKTNIELALISEDFDVNNHIDFKISENDRETKRLTVKLEQSKALPTLSAFVNYGSQAYSDSFSFFKGSQEWFASSLLGISLNVPIFSSFSRKSKTAQAKIALENANLRLEETKQRLNLLAETAKSEYQLSIENYTTAQKNLGLSERIEKKQRIKFFEGISSSFDLLQAQNQLYTQQQNYIQSMLDVISKKAALENALNLPIKQ, encoded by the coding sequence ATGAAGAAATATATATACATATTTTCTTTTTTTGCTTTTACAATCTCTTTAAAAGCACAAGAAAAAACAATGGAATTATCTCTAAAAGAAGCAATAAGCTTTGGTATAGAAAATAGTTACAACACAAAAGTAGCAAGAAACGATATTAAATCTGCAAAGGATAAAGTTTGGGAAACAACAGCTATTGGTTTACCTCAAATTAATGGAGCTGTAGATTACCAGCAATATTTAAAACTACCTATTACTTTAATAGATTTTGATGGCGATGGCACAAACGAAGAATTTGTATTTGTTCAAAAACAAAGTTTAAACGCTTCTGTAACTTTAACTCAATTATTGTTTGATGGTTCTTATTTAGTAGGCTTACAAGCTTCTAAAACCTATTTAAAAATATCTAAACAAGCAGAAGAAAAAACAGAACTAACTACTAGAGAAGCAATTATTAACGCTTATGGTAACGTTTTAATTACAGAAAGTAGCATTGCTATATTAGAAAGTAATATTAAAATTCTTCAAAAAAATTATGATGACGCTAAAAAAATCTATGAAAATGGATTGAATGAAGAAGAAGATGTAGAGCAATTAGAAATTACTTTAGGAAATTTAAAAAATCAATTAAATAGTGTTATCAGAATGAAAAAAATAGCTTACCAAATGTTAAATCTTTCACTTGGTAATGATATAAATACAACACTAATTTTAACTGATAACTTAGATTCTTTAGTAAAAACCAATATAGAACTTGCTTTAATTTCTGAAGATTTTGATGTGAACAATCATATTGATTTTAAAATTTCTGAAAACGACAGAGAAACAAAACGTTTAACAGTAAAATTAGAACAAAGTAAAGCTTTACCTACTTTAAGTGCATTTGTTAATTATGGTAGCCAAGCTTATTCTGACTCTTTTTCGTTCTTTAAAGGCAGTCAAGAATGGTTTGCTTCTTCTCTTTTAGGTATTAGCTTAAATGTACCCATTTTTAGTAGTTTTAGTAGAAAATCTAAAACAGCGCAAGCAAAAATAGCATTAGAAAATGCCAATTTACGTTTAGAAGAAACCAAACAACGTTTAAACTTATTAGCAGAAACAGCAAAAAGCGAATATCAATTAAGTATTGAAAATTATACTACAGCTCAAAAAAATCTAGGTTTATCAGAAAGAATAGAAAAGAAACAACGCATTAAATTTTTTGAAGGTATTTCTTCTAGTTTCGATTTATTACAAGCTCAAAATCAATTATACACACAACAACAAAATTACATACAATCTATGTTAGATGTAATTTCTAAAAAAGCGGCATTAGAAAACGCATTAAACTTACCAATTAAACAATAA
- a CDS encoding efflux RND transporter periplasmic adaptor subunit — translation MRKIYSLLVITTVLISCGEKKTTSIESLISSGTLTELTAKKKEITTNLEAINADLEAINNAIAIKDTVKKLPLITTFVAKEEVFKHYLEIQGSVKTKQNILIYPEMAGILKSVYVKEGQKVTKGQVLATIDDGGLSNQVAQLEATTQLAKTTYERQKRLWEQKIGSEIQFLQTKTNYDAQQNTLKQLKTQLGKSTIKAPFSGVIDDVIKESGNVVAPGIGSEIFRIVNLNNMYIEAEVPERYITSIQKNKEVKIEFPVLGTNINSSVRQVGSFINPNNRSFKIEVPVANKNGHVKPNLTAKLQINDYTDDTAILIPQSIISENASGEQFVYVIKNKTSENEAIAERLVIKTGKTQGNFIEVLENLPVGAEIIKEGARSVNNGQTVKVINK, via the coding sequence ATGAGAAAAATATATTCATTATTAGTAATAACAACTGTTTTAATCTCTTGCGGAGAGAAAAAAACAACATCTATAGAAAGTTTAATTTCTTCTGGAACCTTAACAGAGTTAACAGCTAAAAAGAAAGAAATTACCACCAATTTAGAAGCAATAAATGCAGATTTAGAAGCAATAAATAACGCAATTGCCATAAAAGATACAGTAAAAAAATTACCTTTAATAACAACATTCGTTGCTAAAGAAGAGGTTTTTAAACATTATTTAGAAATTCAAGGAAGCGTAAAAACAAAACAAAACATTTTAATTTATCCAGAAATGGCAGGTATTTTAAAATCTGTTTACGTAAAAGAAGGGCAAAAAGTTACCAAAGGACAAGTATTAGCAACTATAGATGATGGTGGTTTAAGTAACCAAGTGGCACAATTAGAAGCTACAACCCAATTGGCAAAAACCACTTACGAACGTCAAAAACGTTTATGGGAACAAAAAATTGGATCTGAAATTCAGTTTTTACAAACAAAAACAAATTACGATGCGCAACAAAACACCCTTAAGCAACTTAAAACTCAACTAGGTAAATCAACAATAAAAGCACCTTTTTCTGGTGTTATAGACGATGTAATAAAAGAATCTGGTAATGTTGTTGCTCCAGGAATTGGTTCAGAAATTTTTAGAATTGTAAACCTAAATAATATGTATATTGAAGCAGAAGTACCAGAAAGATACATTACTAGCATTCAAAAAAATAAAGAAGTTAAAATAGAATTTCCTGTTCTTGGCACAAACATAAACAGTTCTGTAAGACAAGTTGGTAGTTTTATAAACCCAAATAATAGATCTTTTAAAATTGAAGTTCCTGTTGCTAATAAAAACGGACATGTAAAACCAAATTTAACTGCAAAACTTCAAATTAATGATTATACAGATGATACTGCAATTTTAATTCCGCAAAGTATTATTTCTGAAAATGCAAGTGGTGAGCAATTTGTCTATGTTATAAAAAACAAAACTTCAGAAAATGAAGCTATTGCAGAAAGACTAGTTATTAAAACCGGTAAAACACAAGGTAATTTTATAGAAGTTTTAGAGAACTTACCTGTTGGAGCAGAAATTATAAAAGAAGGAGCGCGTAGTGTAAACAATGGGCAAACGGTAAAAGTTATCAATAAATAA
- a CDS encoding regulatory protein RecX: MTKKVFTVDEIKRKLENYCVYQDRCHKEVEQKMREFRLIPEARELILLSLMKDNFLNEERFSKSFARGKFRIKSWGKQRIVRELKFRDISAYNIKTALKEIDEDEYLKTIYRITENRNEVISEPNIYKRKKKLIDFLMRKGFENDLIYKTVNDVVS; encoded by the coding sequence ATGACTAAAAAGGTTTTTACTGTTGATGAAATTAAACGCAAATTAGAAAACTATTGTGTGTATCAAGATCGTTGTCATAAAGAAGTAGAGCAAAAAATGAGAGAGTTTCGCTTAATTCCGGAAGCAAGAGAACTCATTTTATTAAGTTTGATGAAAGACAACTTTTTAAATGAAGAACGTTTTTCTAAGAGTTTTGCAAGAGGTAAATTCAGAATTAAAAGCTGGGGAAAACAGCGAATTGTTAGAGAGTTAAAGTTTAGAGATATTTCTGCTTACAACATTAAAACAGCACTTAAAGAAATTGATGAAGACGAATATTTAAAAACTATTTACAGAATTACAGAAAACAGAAACGAAGTAATTTCTGAACCTAATATATACAAAAGAAAGAAAAAACTGATTGATTTTTTAATGCGAAAAGGTTTTGAAAATGATTTGATTTATAAAACTGTAAATGATGTGGTTAGTTAA